One genomic region from Hyalangium minutum encodes:
- a CDS encoding kelch repeat-containing protein, producing MSTLEGAWSATGSMAQGRLLHTATLLGDGRVLAMGGYNRSAELYEPTSGTWSRTADALNTHRAATATLLPNGRVLIAGVGGAEWNSGISSEVYDPTSGTWAPSGNMVTPRLYHTATLLPGGRVLVTGGADSESGGGALSSAELYDPATGTWTATGPLAVARRNHTATLLSGGRVLVTGGTDGGGQLLGSAEVYDAATGRWSAVGSLATPRASHTATLLADGKVLVAGGGGSSSEGSRSVEVLDPATGTWTASASMAQPRRAHSAVLLPSGHVLVAGGFHEYAGILAAAEVYDPALGTWQSAGAMGAGRYQHTATLLAGGRVLVAGGFSNGSQASAEVYTPPGRPSEPQPPTEPSGTSLFLQVIDVTGSPVTAAAVSTQGAVFPVDSSGHLLLENLPPGRVRARVDAQGFTSGSAVVELEAGAHAGAQVVLLPLPAPIPFQAEQGGVIQTEEVRVTLPADAVVDALGQPVSGTVEVTIVPLDPTRQLDAMPGPLEGIAAASGEPVQLESFFMAEVSLWSHGAPAQLAPGKSATLEFVLPEALSGRLEVGGTVPAWWFDLDAGIWREEGVGTLFASRTQPGRLVWRLQVSHFTWWNTDAPWTDKSCVNVLVLDLDGSPVQNSSVSARGVDYSGQSFPVYTNSQGRACVEIKRGHTADIYAGRPGGFASDTVRVTGSAEAAVCGGGACSEVSLTLDFRDDCAPGAYEPCAYSGPAGTEGQGVCRAGRRQCNVFGSGWSACQGEVLPAAESCQGPFDENCDGAVNEDCSCSLLQGQPCYGGSPSTQGVGICHGGTVACDLFGNVSCEGQQLPQPEDCSTPADENCNGVSEGCASVQWRWNATEPMVAVRDGHTATLLPDGQVLVAGGAHGSELASAELFNPATDSWSATGSMATPRVGHTATLLPNGQVLVTGGLSNSSRLASAEVYDPVSRTWSSAGVMSVPRDRHAAVLLPNGQVLVMGGGTIPASRNTAEVYEPASRTWRQTGSMVMRRNDHTATVLLNGQVLVVGGDSGSSSSAELYDSATGTWRETGSVAGSWSQHAAILLRTGRVLLPGNPSQVYDPVAGTWGQASSMRVSFYRPKATLLSDGRVLVAHVSSNTPPEIYNPAAGSWSLSEIGIERVRMRPTLTLLRDGRVLVAGGHGSSSGVSAEVYGPAPGFWSPASPLSMARMMHSATLLRDGRVLVAGGATGPDAEIAASSAEVYDVAAGVWRQTGSMAVAHVDHSATLLRDGQVLVAGGANNEEVLSTAERYDPATGIWSSAGAMAAGRISHTATMLPDGRVLAAGGRDSSVPLSSVELYDPVTNTWSAAASMAMPRESHGAVLLPGGKVLVVGGANNIQGVLASAEVYDPGTDSWSAVAPMGTPRSLLTLTALPGGQVLAVGSGSAEVYDPQANTWSAVGHLRMSIERHTATLLTDGRVLLTGGMHYFGLPTTAELYDPSSRKLSAAGSMFSSNIFHTATLLHNGRVLVVGGLGGATYRTVGTADLYTP from the coding sequence GTGTCCACTCTGGAAGGAGCCTGGAGTGCGACAGGCTCCATGGCGCAGGGACGGCTGCTGCACACCGCGACGCTGCTGGGGGATGGGCGGGTGCTGGCCATGGGCGGTTACAACCGCTCGGCGGAGCTCTACGAGCCCACCTCGGGCACCTGGAGCCGCACGGCGGATGCGCTCAACACCCACCGCGCGGCCACGGCGACGCTGCTGCCCAATGGACGGGTGCTGATCGCTGGCGTGGGCGGGGCCGAGTGGAACAGCGGCATCTCCTCGGAGGTGTACGATCCCACGAGTGGCACCTGGGCCCCCTCCGGCAACATGGTGACGCCCCGGCTCTACCACACGGCCACGTTGCTGCCGGGCGGCCGGGTGCTGGTGACGGGAGGGGCGGACAGCGAGTCCGGGGGAGGCGCGCTGTCCTCGGCCGAGCTGTATGACCCGGCTACCGGCACCTGGACCGCGACGGGGCCGCTGGCCGTGGCCCGCCGCAACCACACGGCGACGCTGTTGAGCGGCGGCCGGGTGCTGGTGACGGGAGGCACGGACGGCGGTGGCCAGCTTCTGGGCTCGGCCGAGGTGTATGACGCGGCCACGGGCCGCTGGAGCGCCGTGGGGAGCCTGGCCACCCCGCGCGCTTCCCACACGGCGACGCTGCTGGCTGATGGCAAGGTGCTCGTGGCAGGCGGTGGCGGCTCCAGCAGCGAGGGCAGCCGCTCCGTGGAGGTGTTGGATCCAGCCACGGGCACGTGGACGGCGAGCGCCAGCATGGCCCAGCCGCGCCGTGCTCACTCGGCGGTGCTGCTTCCCTCGGGACACGTGCTGGTGGCGGGAGGCTTCCATGAGTACGCAGGCATCCTCGCCGCGGCGGAGGTGTATGACCCAGCCCTGGGCACGTGGCAGTCCGCGGGAGCGATGGGGGCGGGCCGCTACCAGCACACCGCGACGCTGCTGGCGGGAGGCCGGGTGCTGGTGGCGGGAGGCTTCAGCAACGGCAGCCAGGCCTCGGCCGAGGTGTATACGCCCCCGGGCCGGCCCTCCGAGCCGCAGCCGCCGACCGAGCCGTCTGGCACCAGCCTCTTCCTCCAGGTCATCGATGTCACAGGCAGTCCGGTGACGGCGGCCGCCGTGTCCACGCAGGGCGCTGTGTTCCCCGTGGACAGCTCGGGCCACCTGTTGCTGGAGAACCTGCCGCCGGGGCGCGTGCGGGCTCGGGTGGACGCGCAGGGCTTCACCTCGGGCTCGGCGGTGGTGGAGCTGGAGGCGGGAGCACACGCGGGAGCCCAAGTGGTCCTGCTGCCGCTGCCGGCGCCCATTCCCTTCCAGGCCGAGCAGGGCGGCGTCATCCAGACGGAGGAGGTGCGGGTCACCCTCCCGGCCGACGCCGTGGTGGATGCGCTGGGCCAGCCGGTCTCCGGGACGGTAGAGGTCACCATCGTCCCGCTGGACCCTACGAGGCAACTGGACGCCATGCCTGGGCCGCTGGAGGGCATCGCCGCCGCGAGTGGTGAGCCGGTGCAGCTGGAGAGCTTCTTCATGGCCGAGGTGAGCCTGTGGAGCCACGGCGCTCCCGCGCAGCTGGCGCCCGGGAAGTCGGCGACCCTGGAGTTCGTGCTGCCGGAGGCCCTGTCCGGCCGGCTCGAGGTGGGCGGCACCGTGCCCGCATGGTGGTTTGATCTGGACGCGGGGATCTGGCGCGAGGAGGGCGTGGGCACCCTGTTCGCCTCGCGGACGCAGCCGGGCCGGCTGGTCTGGAGGCTCCAGGTGAGCCACTTCACCTGGTGGAACACGGATGCGCCGTGGACGGACAAGAGCTGTGTGAATGTCCTGGTCTTGGATCTCGACGGGAGCCCCGTCCAGAATTCCTCGGTGTCCGCGCGCGGCGTCGACTATTCAGGCCAGAGCTTTCCGGTCTACACGAACAGCCAGGGCAGGGCGTGCGTCGAGATCAAGCGGGGCCACACGGCCGACATCTATGCCGGCCGGCCTGGCGGGTTCGCCTCGGACACGGTGAGGGTGACGGGCTCGGCTGAAGCAGCGGTGTGCGGCGGTGGCGCGTGCTCCGAGGTCTCGCTCACGCTGGACTTCCGTGACGACTGTGCACCGGGGGCTTATGAGCCCTGCGCGTATTCAGGGCCTGCGGGAACCGAGGGCCAGGGGGTGTGCCGGGCGGGGCGTCGGCAGTGCAACGTCTTCGGGTCGGGATGGAGTGCCTGCCAGGGAGAGGTGCTGCCGGCGGCCGAGAGCTGCCAGGGCCCCTTTGATGAGAACTGCGATGGGGCGGTGAACGAGGACTGCTCCTGCTCCCTTCTGCAAGGCCAGCCCTGCTACGGCGGCTCACCGTCGACCCAGGGTGTGGGCATCTGCCATGGGGGGACCGTGGCGTGTGATCTGTTCGGCAATGTGAGCTGTGAGGGCCAGCAGCTTCCCCAGCCCGAGGACTGCTCGACGCCCGCGGATGAGAACTGCAATGGCGTGAGTGAAGGCTGTGCCTCCGTGCAGTGGAGATGGAACGCCACGGAGCCCATGGTGGCTGTTCGAGACGGCCACACGGCGACGCTGCTGCCCGATGGGCAGGTGCTCGTCGCGGGCGGAGCCCATGGCAGTGAGCTCGCCTCGGCGGAGCTGTTCAACCCGGCGACGGACAGCTGGAGTGCCACGGGTTCCATGGCCACGCCTCGTGTTGGCCACACGGCGACGCTGCTCCCCAATGGCCAGGTGCTCGTCACGGGAGGGCTCTCCAACTCGAGCCGGCTCGCATCCGCGGAGGTGTACGATCCCGTCTCACGCACCTGGAGCTCTGCCGGTGTCATGAGCGTTCCGCGCGATCGGCACGCGGCGGTGCTGCTGCCCAATGGGCAGGTGCTGGTCATGGGGGGAGGCACCATCCCTGCCAGCCGTAACACGGCGGAGGTGTACGAGCCCGCTTCGCGCACCTGGCGCCAGACGGGCTCCATGGTCATGCGGCGGAATGACCACACGGCGACGGTGTTGCTCAACGGCCAGGTGTTGGTCGTAGGAGGGGACAGTGGGTCCTCCTCGTCAGCGGAGCTGTATGACTCCGCCACGGGCACCTGGCGCGAGACGGGCTCCGTGGCCGGATCCTGGTCCCAACATGCAGCGATCCTGCTGCGGACGGGCCGGGTGCTCCTCCCAGGCAATCCCTCGCAGGTGTACGACCCGGTGGCTGGCACCTGGGGTCAAGCTTCCTCCATGCGCGTGTCTTTCTATCGGCCCAAGGCGACGCTGCTGTCGGATGGCCGGGTGCTCGTGGCGCATGTGTCCTCGAACACTCCCCCGGAAATCTATAACCCGGCGGCGGGTTCCTGGAGCCTGTCCGAGATCGGAATTGAGCGGGTCCGTATGCGGCCGACGCTGACGCTGCTGCGCGACGGCCGGGTACTCGTGGCCGGGGGCCATGGCAGCAGCAGCGGTGTGTCCGCGGAGGTCTACGGCCCCGCTCCGGGGTTCTGGAGTCCTGCCAGCCCACTGTCGATGGCGCGCATGATGCACTCGGCGACACTGTTGCGCGACGGCCGGGTGCTCGTCGCGGGAGGCGCGACAGGCCCCGATGCCGAGATCGCTGCGTCCAGCGCGGAGGTGTACGACGTCGCCGCGGGCGTCTGGCGCCAGACCGGAAGCATGGCGGTGGCTCACGTGGACCACTCCGCCACACTGCTGCGCGACGGCCAGGTGCTCGTCGCCGGGGGAGCCAACAATGAGGAGGTGCTGTCCACGGCGGAGCGGTACGACCCGGCCACGGGCATTTGGAGCTCTGCGGGCGCCATGGCCGCGGGTCGTATCTCCCACACGGCGACAATGCTCCCGGATGGCCGCGTGCTGGCTGCGGGAGGAAGGGACAGCAGCGTGCCCTTATCCTCCGTGGAACTCTACGACCCGGTGACAAACACCTGGAGCGCGGCCGCTTCCATGGCAATGCCCCGCGAATCCCACGGCGCGGTGCTGTTGCCCGGAGGCAAGGTGCTCGTCGTGGGAGGGGCCAATAATATCCAGGGGGTACTCGCTTCGGCGGAGGTGTATGACCCCGGGACAGACTCCTGGAGCGCAGTGGCTCCCATGGGCACGCCGCGCTCCCTCCTCACACTCACGGCGCTACCTGGCGGCCAGGTGCTCGCTGTGGGCAGTGGCTCCGCGGAGGTGTACGACCCGCAGGCCAACACGTGGAGCGCCGTGGGCCATCTCCGCATGAGCATCGAAAGGCACACGGCCACGCTGCTGACGGATGGCCGGGTGCTTCTCACAGGCGGGATGCACTACTTCGGCTTGCCGACGACGGCCGAGCTGTATGACCCGTCCTCGAGGAAGCTGAGCGCGGCTGGCTCCATGTTCTCTTCCAACATCTTCCACACGGCGACGCTGTTGCACAACGGCCGCGTGCTCGTCGTGGGCGGGCTGGGGGGCGCCACCTATCGCACGGTGGGCACCGCAGATTTGTATACGCCTTGA
- a CDS encoding CHAT domain-containing tetratricopeptide repeat protein, whose protein sequence is MRQGLVAAVLILVGAAGCAGRGRVPTEERWREAQRAFDESVRLKDEGRYTEAVPIAERALHLREELLGRTHLEVSHCLHLLGEVHWRMGAYARAEPLMRRELAIREQVLGKEHLDVATTLNNLASLFFVQGLQAQAQPLYERALAIREAALGTHHPDVAMSLNNLATLLDDQGLYARAEPLHERALAIRERALGKKHPSVSASLTNLANLYKNQGFYARAEPLYERAIRIWEAASGRDHADLAIALNSLANLYREQGLYARAEPLYERAIAIREAALGQNHPDVAATLNNLAVLYDDRGLYSRAEPLYERVLAIWEQSQIQQHPHVAATLNNLALLYQRQGNASRAQQLHERALVIREAVFGEHHPVVAVSLNNLANLYKEQGLYARAEPLYERALAIREEALGQSHPDVAESLNDLGNLYACQGLYAQAERLYARALALREAALGQSHMLVAASLTSLALLYQRQGLHDRARPLYERALAVGEETLGKHHPQVITTLLHLARFSLSQQRLAEALPFYARAFTASEVFLRRELLGVSEVRLTRYLGLLRGEEEELYALASAHPEEPRVRHLALAAALLRKGRSVEELTHLSHLISRGLGEEDRRTFESLRAVRTQLSTLALSGPGTLSPADHQLRLQQLADEGDALEAGLAKRSAPMRALSSLPSPEEIIPRVVKALPRGSALVEFVAYRDSLLIPMRGALASQAPASLRYLALLLFADGRTHAVDLGPAERIDRAVLRLHQALESRTADASAAAQVLYQRVFRPIAPHLGKVQRLFVSPDGQLALVPFAALHDGRRYLVERMDITYLTSGKEALPRPEELPLANSVVVLADPQFVPALAAPSLDSGGVPALTKRSASVERVLSAQRSEGSDQPWPSLPGTRKEAETIHRLFPEARLLLGPAATKEALLTLKPPGILHVATHGFFLEDSTPSGSTRAVGYFGAAGDAGPQQPLADPLLRSGLVLAGTRAPPGPPRALAREDSLVTALELAGLDLWGTQLVVLSACDTGRGEVRLGQGVYGLRRALMVAGAESLVTSLWKVDDTVTHQLMALYYQHLLAGEGRSAALHQAMRTLRQTQPHPHFWAPFILAGQAGPLRGLEAQAQPSP, encoded by the coding sequence ATGCGGCAAGGACTTGTGGCGGCAGTGCTCATTCTGGTGGGGGCGGCAGGGTGCGCGGGGAGGGGTAGGGTTCCCACGGAGGAGCGGTGGAGGGAGGCCCAGCGCGCCTTCGACGAGAGCGTCCGGCTGAAGGATGAGGGGCGCTACACCGAGGCGGTCCCGATCGCGGAGCGCGCGTTGCACCTGCGCGAGGAGCTCCTTGGCAGGACACATCTGGAGGTGTCCCACTGCCTCCACCTGCTCGGCGAGGTTCATTGGCGGATGGGTGCCTATGCCCGCGCCGAGCCGCTGATGCGGCGCGAGCTGGCGATTCGGGAGCAAGTGCTCGGCAAGGAGCATCTCGACGTCGCCACCACACTCAACAACCTCGCCTCGCTCTTCTTCGTCCAGGGTCTCCAGGCCCAGGCCCAGCCCCTGTATGAGCGTGCGCTGGCCATCCGCGAAGCGGCGCTGGGCACGCATCACCCCGATGTCGCGATGTCGTTGAACAACCTCGCCACCCTCCTGGATGACCAGGGGCTCTACGCCCGGGCCGAGCCCTTGCATGAGCGGGCGCTGGCCATCCGCGAGCGCGCTCTGGGCAAGAAGCACCCCTCTGTCTCCGCGTCGCTCACCAACCTCGCCAACCTCTACAAGAACCAGGGGTTCTACGCCCGGGCCGAGCCCCTGTACGAGCGGGCGATCCGCATCTGGGAGGCTGCGAGCGGCCGCGACCACGCCGATCTGGCCATCGCGCTCAACAGCCTGGCCAACCTCTATCGGGAGCAGGGGCTCTATGCCCGGGCGGAGCCGCTCTACGAGCGAGCCATCGCCATTCGCGAAGCGGCCCTCGGCCAGAACCACCCGGATGTCGCGGCCACGCTCAACAACCTGGCCGTCCTCTACGATGACCGGGGGCTCTACTCCCGGGCCGAGCCCCTGTATGAGCGCGTCCTGGCCATCTGGGAGCAGTCCCAGATCCAGCAGCATCCCCATGTCGCGGCCACGCTCAACAACCTGGCCCTCCTCTATCAGCGGCAGGGGAACGCGAGCAGGGCCCAGCAGCTGCATGAGCGTGCGCTCGTCATCCGCGAGGCGGTGTTTGGCGAGCACCATCCTGTCGTGGCCGTCTCGCTCAACAACCTCGCCAACCTCTACAAGGAGCAGGGGCTCTATGCCCGGGCCGAGCCGCTGTATGAGCGCGCCTTGGCCATCCGGGAGGAGGCGCTGGGCCAGAGTCATCCCGACGTGGCGGAGTCGCTCAATGATCTCGGCAACCTCTATGCGTGCCAGGGGCTCTATGCGCAGGCCGAGAGGCTCTACGCACGTGCACTGGCCCTCCGGGAGGCCGCGCTGGGGCAGAGCCATATGCTCGTGGCCGCCTCGCTCACCAGCTTGGCCCTCCTCTATCAGCGCCAGGGGCTCCACGACAGGGCCAGGCCCCTGTATGAGCGAGCGCTCGCGGTAGGGGAGGAAACCCTGGGCAAGCACCATCCCCAGGTCATCACCACACTCCTTCACCTCGCCCGGTTCTCCCTCTCTCAGCAGCGTCTTGCCGAAGCCCTGCCGTTCTATGCGCGGGCCTTCACCGCCTCCGAGGTGTTCCTGCGCCGCGAGCTCCTTGGCGTCTCGGAGGTGCGCCTGACCCGTTACCTGGGCCTTCTGCGAGGAGAGGAGGAGGAGCTCTATGCGCTCGCCAGCGCGCATCCGGAGGAGCCCCGCGTGCGCCATCTCGCCCTCGCCGCCGCGCTCCTCCGGAAGGGCCGCTCGGTGGAAGAGCTGACCCACCTCTCCCACCTCATCTCCCGCGGCTTGGGGGAGGAGGATCGCAGGACCTTCGAGAGCCTGCGCGCCGTGCGGACCCAGCTCTCCACGCTGGCGCTCTCGGGCCCCGGCACGCTCTCGCCGGCGGACCATCAGCTTCGCCTCCAGCAGCTCGCCGACGAGGGGGATGCCCTCGAGGCAGGTCTCGCCAAGCGCTCGGCGCCGATGCGAGCCCTGTCCTCGCTCCCGTCTCCCGAGGAGATCATCCCTCGTGTGGTCAAGGCCCTCCCACGGGGGAGCGCGCTCGTCGAGTTCGTCGCCTACCGGGACAGCCTGCTCATCCCCATGCGTGGCGCGCTCGCCTCGCAGGCGCCTGCGTCCCTGCGCTACCTCGCGCTCCTGCTGTTCGCGGATGGCCGCACCCATGCGGTGGATCTCGGCCCTGCGGAGCGCATCGATCGCGCTGTCCTGCGCTTGCATCAGGCGCTCGAGAGCCGGACGGCGGACGCTTCCGCCGCAGCCCAGGTCCTCTACCAGCGCGTGTTCCGTCCCATCGCGCCACACCTCGGCAAGGTGCAGCGACTGTTCGTCTCACCCGATGGCCAGCTCGCGCTCGTCCCGTTCGCCGCGCTCCACGACGGCCGCCGCTACCTGGTGGAGCGCATGGACATCACCTATCTCACCTCGGGCAAGGAGGCGCTGCCGCGTCCCGAGGAGCTGCCGCTTGCCAACTCCGTGGTCGTCCTGGCCGATCCTCAGTTTGTCCCCGCTCTCGCTGCTCCCTCCCTGGACAGCGGAGGGGTGCCCGCCCTCACGAAGCGCTCTGCCTCCGTGGAGCGTGTCCTCTCCGCGCAGCGCTCGGAGGGGAGCGATCAGCCCTGGCCTTCGCTGCCCGGCACACGCAAGGAGGCCGAGACCATTCACCGCCTGTTTCCCGAGGCGCGGCTCCTGCTGGGGCCCGCCGCCACCAAGGAGGCGCTGTTGACGCTGAAGCCGCCGGGGATCCTTCACGTCGCCACCCACGGCTTCTTTCTCGAGGATTCCACCCCTTCAGGCTCCACCCGGGCCGTGGGCTACTTTGGTGCCGCCGGTGACGCGGGACCGCAGCAGCCCCTCGCCGATCCTTTGCTGCGCTCCGGACTGGTGCTCGCGGGCACGAGGGCCCCGCCGGGGCCGCCCAGGGCGCTTGCCCGTGAGGACTCCCTTGTCACAGCCCTGGAGCTGGCGGGGCTCGACTTGTGGGGCACGCAGCTGGTGGTGCTGTCGGCCTGCGACACGGGACGGGGGGAGGTGCGCCTCGGCCAGGGGGTCTACGGCCTGCGCCGGGCCCTGATGGTGGCCGGTGCCGAGTCGCTGGTCACCAGCCTCTGGAAAGTCGATGACACGGTGACCCACCAGCTCATGGCGCTCTACTACCAGCATCTGCTGGCGGGAGAGGGCCGCTCCGCCGCGCTGCACCAGGCGATGCGGACCCTGCGCCAGACACAGCCGCATCCGCACTTCTGGGCGCCGTTCATTCTCGCCGGCCAGGCTGGGCCCTTGCGTGGGCTGGAGGCTCAGGCCCAGCCCTCGCCTTGA
- a CDS encoding sigma-70 family RNA polymerase sigma factor: MPTEVFSLHLTGLLTQAPEDVPLAVHIEQLDLEGLYLACACVSGVPGASELFEHQYMARLPALLGYLKLSHTTLDEVCQQLRMHLLLSTPEAPPRLASYTGRGALLSWMKVIAVRMAIRQGVSVRAVSEEAGLAALEELPTLGTDAELALVKSRYRHEFRRAVRAAFAALSDDQRYLLRLHFLEGLPTTRMGPLFGKDQSTISRWLKDVRQRVYEETKHRLRETLRLSSQEFDSLMTAIQSRFDVSLSQILGQEEGGEAGH; the protein is encoded by the coding sequence TTGCCCACGGAGGTTTTCAGCCTCCACCTCACCGGGCTGCTGACCCAAGCTCCCGAGGATGTACCGCTCGCGGTCCATATCGAGCAGCTGGACCTCGAGGGCCTGTATCTCGCGTGCGCCTGTGTGAGCGGCGTGCCCGGAGCCAGCGAGCTCTTCGAGCACCAATACATGGCGAGACTTCCCGCGTTGTTGGGCTACCTCAAGCTCTCCCACACGACGCTGGACGAGGTCTGCCAGCAGCTCCGGATGCATCTGCTGTTGAGCACGCCCGAGGCGCCGCCCCGGCTTGCCTCGTACACCGGGCGGGGAGCCCTGCTGAGCTGGATGAAGGTCATCGCCGTGCGCATGGCGATCCGGCAAGGCGTCTCGGTCCGGGCGGTCAGTGAGGAGGCGGGCCTTGCGGCGCTCGAGGAGCTGCCGACGCTGGGAACGGACGCGGAGCTGGCGCTGGTGAAGAGCCGCTACCGCCACGAGTTCCGGCGGGCCGTGCGCGCGGCCTTCGCCGCCCTTTCGGACGATCAGCGCTACCTGCTGCGGCTGCACTTTCTCGAGGGGCTGCCCACGACGCGGATGGGGCCGCTGTTTGGCAAGGATCAGTCGACGATCTCCCGCTGGCTCAAGGATGTGCGGCAGCGGGTGTATGAGGAGACGAAGCACCGCCTCCGAGAGACGCTGCGCCTGTCCTCTCAAGAGTTCGACAGCCTCATGACCGCCATCCAGAGCCGGTTCGACGTGAGCCTCAGCCAGATCCTGGGACAGGAAGAGGGCGGCGAAGCAGGGCACTGA